GACCGAACCACCCATGCCCAGCATCGGCAGGAGCTGCATGAGCATGCCCTCCTGCTGGCCCCGGGGCAGTTCCGGCGGAGGTTGCAACTGCACCTGTTCGACCGGCACTTCGGAGGGCAGGGCCCGCGGTGGGCGCTTGACGACGATCTGGCTCACAGCTCACCAATTCCCTTGCCGGACGGAAGTGTTCCTATCGGCGCCCCCGTGGCGACGGGCCCCATCCGCGGGATGGATCCTACTGGCGGAGCGGGGGCCGGAGGGCGGTAGGGTGTCGCGATGCGTATACGCATCCGCTAACTACCGCAAGAAGGCGGTCATTCGGGACGAGGGGCGATATCCACCGTCCTGAGCAGTGTCTCCGGCGGACGTTCCGGAACGGCGCGCGGCGGTTCCGGAACGTCCGCGGACACCCCGCAGCGGCGGCACGGACGCACAGCGCCGAGGCGCGGAAGCAGGGACGCGCAGAAGTACGGACGCGCAGAACTGCGAAGGTGCAGAAGTACGAACGCGTAGAGAGATACGGACGCGCAGAAGTATCAAGGTCCAGAGCGGCAACAGGGGGAGCAGCAGGTGACAATGACGGCCCAAGCGGCAGCCACCACGACCGGCCGGCCGGGTCACGGAGTTCCGTCCGGCAACGGCACGGGCTTCTGCCGGGTCACGGTCGTCGCCCCCGACAGCCGGGTCGACGTGGCCCTGCCCGAGGACGTGCCCGTCGCCGACCTCTACCCCGAGATCCTCCGGCTCTCCGGACAGAGCCCCACCCCCGGCGCCCCCGTCGGCTACCACCTCGTACGCCGTGACGGCACCGTCCTGGACAGCGCCCGTACGCTGGCCGGCCACCGTATCCTCGACGGCGAGCTGCTCTCCCTGCGGCCCTTCGCCGAGTCGCTGCCGCCCGCCGTCTTCGACGACGTCTCCGACGCCGTCGCCACCGCCGTGGCCAAGGACCGCACCCTCTGGGGCGACTCCCTCATGCGCGGCGCCGGCCTCTTCGGCGGCTCCGTCCTGCTGACCCTGCTCGGCTTCGTGCTCTGGACCGCCGACCCCCGGCACGACATGCACGGCCTGCCCGGCATCCTGGCCGCGGTCACCGCCGTACTCCTGCTCGCCCTCGCCTGCGTCCGCGCGCGGATCTACGACGACCGGGGCTCGGCCATCGCGCTCGGCACCGGCGCCATGGTGAACGCCGCGGTCGCCGGCTCCGGGCTGCTCTCGCTCAGTACCGGCCAGGGCGTGGGCCGGCTGCAGTTCCTGCTGGCCTGCGCCGCCGTGCTGGTCGTCGCGGTCATCCTCATGATCACCGCACCCGGCGGCGACGGCCCGTTCGTCGCGTTCGTCTTCGCCGGCGCCACCGGCCTCGTCGTCACCTTCATCGCGATCACGGCGGAGCTGGCGCCCATCGAGGCCGCAGCCGTCTGCGCCCCCTTCGCCGTCGGCGCCCTGGCCTTCCTGCCCGGCCTCTCCACCCGCTTCGCCCGCCTCCCCATCGGCTTCGAACCGCCCCGCTCCGCCGTCGGCGACTACGGCACCTCCGAGCCGGCGCCCCAGGGCCCGGTCGACGCCGTACGGATCGCCGCCCAGGCGCGCCGGGGCCACGAGCTGCTCCTCGGCCTGGTCGGCGGCTGCGCCCTGGTGGCCGTGGCCGCCGCCGCGGTGCTCGGCTTCTCGGACAACGTCTGGGGCCGGCTGCTCGCCCTGGCCACCGGGGTCGCCATGCTGATGCGGGCCCACCTGTTCCGCTACACCGCCCAGGTCGGCTGCACCCTCGCCGCGGGCCTCGGCTCCCTCGTCCTCCTGGGCCTCGGCCTCTCCCTCAACCCGCCGCTCACCCTGGTGCGCGACGCCCTGCGGGGGGACGGCACCGCCCTGGACATCCGTACGGTGTGGCTCGCCGCCGCCGTCGCGGGCGTCGCCGCCCTGATCACCGCCATCGGCCTGATCGTGCCGCGCAAGGGGGTCACCCCGTTCTGGGGCCGCTTCCTGGAGATCGCCGAGACGGTGGTCCTGCTCACCCTGCTGCCGCTGTGCCTGGCGGTCTTCGACGTCTACCGTTCGATCCGCGCCCTCACCAGCTGACCACCGGAGAGGGCCGGAGAGGGCCGTCCGGGTGTGACCCGAATGGCTGGTACTCTGACCAATGGCCGTTTGTGTACGCCTCTCCGGGTCTTCCTGGGGACTGCGCTCATCGGACCTTCGCCTCCGAGTCACGGAAGCTCCCCTGAGATCAAGACCAGGGGCACTCGTGGGCGCTTCGAACACCAAGAGGAGTACGCGTGCCGCTCGACGCCGCTACGAAGAAGCAGATCATGTCCGACTTCGCGCAGAAGGAGGGCGACACCGGGTCCCCCGAGGTCCAGGTCGCCATGCTTTCCCGCCGGATCTCGGACCTGACGGAGCACCTCAAGACGCACAAGCACGACCACCACTCCCGTCGTGGTCTGCTGATCCTGGTCGGCCAGCGTCGCCGCCTCCTGCAGTACCTGGCCAAGAAGGACATCCAGCGCTTCCGTGCGCTGGTCGACCGCCTCGGCATCCGCCGCGGTGCGGCCGGCGGCGCCAAGTAAGTACGCCGTGGAGAGGGAGCGGTTCCCGCGTCTGAGGGGACCGCTCCCTTTTCTGTACGTGCGCGACCGGTGCCAAGCTCAGTAACCTGGACACCGGAACACCCGTTACACCGCACCACCGCAGTAGATAGGGAGAGGCGCAGCGACGCCGCCGCCGGTCCTCGGTAGTGGCCCCCGGGAACATGCCCGGGAGCTTCGATCGAAGACCGGCCCGCACACACGGTGCGCTTCTCCCGCACCGTCCTCCGCCATACGGGCGGCAGGACGAAAGACGACGAGTATGGAGAAATCACTAGTGGAGAACGAGACCCACTACGCCGAGGCCGTTATCGACAACGGAACCTTCGGCACCCGCACCATCCGCTTCGAGACGGGCCGCCTGGCCAAGCAGGCCGCCGGCTCCGCCGTCGCGTACCTGGACGACGACACCATGGTGCTGTCGGCCACCACCGCCTCCAAGCGGCCCAAGGACAACCTCGACTTCTTCCCCCTCACGGTGGACGTCGAGGAGCGGCAGTACGCGGCCGGCAAGATCCCCGGCTCCTTCTTCCGTCGTGAGGGCCGGCCCTCCGAGGACGCGATCCTCACCTGCCGCCTGATCGACCGCCCGCTGCGCCCCTCCTTCAAGAAGGGCCTGCGCAACGAGATCCAGATCGTCGAGACGATCATGGCGCTCAACCCCGACCACCTGTACGACGTGGTCGCGATCAACGCCGCCTCCTGCTCCACCATCCTGGCGGGCCTGCCCTTCTCCGGCCCGATCGGCGCCACCCGCGTCGCCCTGATCAAGGGCCAGTGGGTCGCGTTCCCGACGCACACCGAGCTCGAGGACGCCGTCTTCGACATGGTCGTCGCCGGTCGCGTCCTGGAGGACGGCGACGTCGCGATCATGATGGTCGAGGCCGAGGCCACCGAGAAGACCATCCAGCTCGTCAAGGACGGCGCCGAGGCTCCCACCGAGGAGATCGTCGCCGCCGGTCTGGACGCCGCGAAGCCCTTCATCAAGGCGCTCTGCAAGGCCCAGTCCGACCTCGCCTCCAAGGCCGCCAAGCCGGTCGGCGAGTTCCCGGTCTTCCTGGACTACCAGGACGACGTCTTCGAGGCGCTCTCCAAGGCCGTCACCTCCGAGCTGACGCAGGCGCTCACCATCGCCGGCAAGCAGGACCGCGAGGCCGAGCTGGACCGCGTCAAGGAGATCGCCGCCGAGAAGCTGCTCCCGGCCTTCGAGGGCCGCGAGAAGGAGATCTCCGCCGCGTACCGCGCGCTGACCAAGAAGCTGGTCCGCGAGCGCGTCATCAAGGACAAGGTCCGCATCGACGGCCGTGGCGTCACGGACATCCGTACGCTCGCCGCCGAGGTCGAGGCCATCCCGCGCGTGCACGGCTCGGCGCTGTTCGAGCGTGGCGAGACCCAGATCCTGGGCGTCACCACCCTCAACATGCTCCGCATGGAGCAGCAGCTGGACACCCTCTCCCCGGTGACCCGCAAGCGCTACATGCACAACTACAACTTCCCCCCGTACTCCGTCGGTGAGACCGGCCGCGTGGGCTCGCCCAAGCGCCGCGAGATCGGCCACGGAGCGCTCGCCGAGCGCGCCATCGTGCCGGTTCTCCCCTCGCGCGAGGAGTTCCCCTACGCGATCCGCCAGGTCTCCGAGGCGCTGGGCTCCAACGGCTCGACGTCCATGGGCTCGGTCTGCGCCTCCACCATGTCGCTGCTGAACGCCGGTGTCCCCCTCAAGGCCGCCGTCGCCGGTATCGCCATGGGCCTGATCTCGCAGGAGATCGACGGCAAGACCCACTACGTCGCCCTCACCGACATCCTCGGTGCGGAGGACGCCTTCGGCGACATGGACTTCAAGGTCGCCGGTACGAAGCAGTTCGTGACCGCGCTCCAGCTCGACACCAAGCTCGACGGCATCCCCGCCTCGGTCCTGGCCGCCGCGCTGAAGCAGGCCCGTGACGCGCGTCTGCACATCCTGGACGTCATGAACGAGGCCATCGACGTCCCGGACGAGATGTCCCCGAACGCCCCGCGGATCATCACCGTCAAGATCCCGGTGGACAAGATCGGTGAGGTCATCGGCCCCAAGGGCAAGATGATCAACCAGATCCAGGAGGACACCGGCGCCGACATCACGATCGAGGACGACGGCACCATCTACATCGGTGCCCAGCAGGGTTCGCAGGCCGAGGCCGCCCGCGCCACGATCAACGCGATCGCCAACCCCACCATGCCGGAGGTCGGCGAGCGCTACCTGGGTACGGTCGTCAAGACGACCACCTTCGGCGCGTTCGTCTCGCTCATGCCGGGCAAGGACGGCCTGCTGCACATCTCGCAGATCCGCAAGCTCGCCGGTGGCAAGCGCGTGGAGAACGTCGAGGACGTGCTCGGCGTCGGCGCCAAGGTCCAGGTCGAGATCGCCGAGATCGACTCGCGCGGCAAGCTCTCCCTGATCCCCGTCATCGAGGGTGAAGAGGACGAGACGAAGGACGACACCGACAAGTGACGTCCCGTAGTTCCGCGACGACGGCCCGCCCCTCCTCGGAGGGGCGGGCCGTCGCCCGTACCCAAACGCTTCTCAAGGGCAGCAACGGCATCGGAACGGTCCGCCGGACCGTCCTCCCCGGCGGTCTGCGGATCGTCACCGAGACCCTGCCCTCCGTCCGGTCCGCCACCTTCGGCATCTGGGCCAACGTCGGTTCCCGCGACGAGACGCCCACCCTGAACGGCGCGACCCACTACCTCGAACACCTCCTCTTCAAGGGCACC
This DNA window, taken from Streptomyces griseus subsp. griseus, encodes the following:
- the rpsO gene encoding 30S ribosomal protein S15, producing the protein MPLDAATKKQIMSDFAQKEGDTGSPEVQVAMLSRRISDLTEHLKTHKHDHHSRRGLLILVGQRRRLLQYLAKKDIQRFRALVDRLGIRRGAAGGAK
- the eccD gene encoding type VII secretion integral membrane protein EccD, producing the protein MTAQAAATTTGRPGHGVPSGNGTGFCRVTVVAPDSRVDVALPEDVPVADLYPEILRLSGQSPTPGAPVGYHLVRRDGTVLDSARTLAGHRILDGELLSLRPFAESLPPAVFDDVSDAVATAVAKDRTLWGDSLMRGAGLFGGSVLLTLLGFVLWTADPRHDMHGLPGILAAVTAVLLLALACVRARIYDDRGSAIALGTGAMVNAAVAGSGLLSLSTGQGVGRLQFLLACAAVLVVAVILMITAPGGDGPFVAFVFAGATGLVVTFIAITAELAPIEAAAVCAPFAVGALAFLPGLSTRFARLPIGFEPPRSAVGDYGTSEPAPQGPVDAVRIAAQARRGHELLLGLVGGCALVAVAAAAVLGFSDNVWGRLLALATGVAMLMRAHLFRYTAQVGCTLAAGLGSLVLLGLGLSLNPPLTLVRDALRGDGTALDIRTVWLAAAVAGVAALITAIGLIVPRKGVTPFWGRFLEIAETVVLLTLLPLCLAVFDVYRSIRALTS
- a CDS encoding polyribonucleotide nucleotidyltransferase; amino-acid sequence: MENETHYAEAVIDNGTFGTRTIRFETGRLAKQAAGSAVAYLDDDTMVLSATTASKRPKDNLDFFPLTVDVEERQYAAGKIPGSFFRREGRPSEDAILTCRLIDRPLRPSFKKGLRNEIQIVETIMALNPDHLYDVVAINAASCSTILAGLPFSGPIGATRVALIKGQWVAFPTHTELEDAVFDMVVAGRVLEDGDVAIMMVEAEATEKTIQLVKDGAEAPTEEIVAAGLDAAKPFIKALCKAQSDLASKAAKPVGEFPVFLDYQDDVFEALSKAVTSELTQALTIAGKQDREAELDRVKEIAAEKLLPAFEGREKEISAAYRALTKKLVRERVIKDKVRIDGRGVTDIRTLAAEVEAIPRVHGSALFERGETQILGVTTLNMLRMEQQLDTLSPVTRKRYMHNYNFPPYSVGETGRVGSPKRREIGHGALAERAIVPVLPSREEFPYAIRQVSEALGSNGSTSMGSVCASTMSLLNAGVPLKAAVAGIAMGLISQEIDGKTHYVALTDILGAEDAFGDMDFKVAGTKQFVTALQLDTKLDGIPASVLAAALKQARDARLHILDVMNEAIDVPDEMSPNAPRIITVKIPVDKIGEVIGPKGKMINQIQEDTGADITIEDDGTIYIGAQQGSQAEAARATINAIANPTMPEVGERYLGTVVKTTTFGAFVSLMPGKDGLLHISQIRKLAGGKRVENVEDVLGVGAKVQVEIAEIDSRGKLSLIPVIEGEEDETKDDTDK